Proteins encoded in a region of the Amphiprion ocellaris isolate individual 3 ecotype Okinawa chromosome 21, ASM2253959v1, whole genome shotgun sequence genome:
- the mcm10 gene encoding protein MCM10 homolog isoform X2 codes for MDSEDDLDVLTALLEESEGVKEEQDSQEQVDDLDGLFDEDNGEEEEYKESIEEEEQNVATEDVVSDLFGDVDDIDNDEEDTEGKGSGEEACEKLNKSKEDLQEELRRMQEQMQRLQQQLEASQKVSSTSSTPVRTTGSSATPKPAQTRQPTAKLTQVKPAAATQKPKTQAATSSFTPAKGGSQTLQESSEFSSQLNNADSFKRKPRVAHHPKPSTSPDRGPLVEIKIGSSFQPVESTSKVSAPRQSPPASHHRPAPAASAGQSKPASVPSLPKDVAVERYSGLRLRKPRVSSSEMDRKMADRRLIRLSQVPERLTREKLEDSDWVTFAVLVSKATPQSNSSGKTFSIWKLNDLHNLEVFVSLLLFGEVHKEHWKTEPGTVIGILNPNPMKQKDGYDGVSLTVDHPQKVLLMGEAQDYGTCKAMKKNGDPCSQIVNMYECQFCQYHVKAQYKKMSSKRAELQSSFSGKAPNKVKVKGGSLRERLCQDGFYYGGVSSAACAASLTASKPNKPAQRTLDKMFVKGSAQLVEQAKSLAMQSGEISGCSNDFKDLMLMPTRGALQLKKHLAQGSQSVSKGAAGAPVQSISASDLLKQQKQKQREFLENRRRRADEIQKRVLQNSGVARPALGRGGLMSPKAASEVPKATQSPAAPHTPTLGRGFSEGEDILFFDKSPPPAPSALSLSAAKLAALRKLRAKGAGLEKEDPNAVKRKRSNSSEINTRVEKNRTSPNGESSSNEEEEPAEKKKRDQLRYIQSEEFQKILNAKSRHGAALQAAEYQLQERYFNALVKKEQMEEKMRGIREMKCRAVTCRKCSYTYFKPADRCVEENHDLRWHDALKRFFKCPCGQRAIALDRLPHKHCSNCGLFKWERDGMLKEKMGPKIGGELLQPRGEEHAKFLNSMK; via the exons ATGGACA GTGAAGATGACCTGGACGTTTTGACAGCACTGCTAGAAGAGAGCGAGGGTGTCAAAGAAGAACAAGACAGTCAGGAGCAGGTAGACGACTTGGACGGCCTGTTTGATGAAGACAATGGTGAGGAGGAAGAGTACAAAGAGAGcatagaggaggaagagcaaaaTGTGGCCACAGAGGACGTAGTGTCAGATCTCTTCGGAGATGTGGATGACATTGATAATGATGAGGAGGACACTGAGGGAAAAGGAAGTGGAGAAGAAGCCTGCGAGAAACTAAACAAGTCTAAAGAGGATTTACAAG AGGAGTTGAGGCGGATGCAGGAGCAGATGCAAAgattgcagcagcagctggaggccaGTCAGAAGGTTTCATCCACATCATCCACCCCAGTGAGGACTACAGGAAGTTCAGCGACACCCAAACCAGCACAGACTCGACAGCCAACCGCTAAATTGACGCAGGTCAAACCAGCCGCTGCCACACAGAAGCCCAAGACACAAGCAG CAACATCTTCATTCACTCCAGCCAAAGGAGGAAGCCAGACGCTCCAGGAATCCTCAGAGTTTTCTTCTCAACTCAACAATGCTGACTCATTCAAACGCAAACCCAGAGTGGCTCACCACCCCAAGCCCAGCACATCACCAG ACAGAGGACCACTGGTGGAGATAAAGATCGGCAGCTCCTTCCAGCCAGTAGAGAGCACCAGTAAGGTTTCAGCACCTCGGCAGTCACCTCCAGCTTCCCACCACAGACCTGCACCAGCGGCATCAGCAGGACAGTCTAAACCTGCTTCTGTTCCTTCTCTTCCTAAAGACGTGGCTGTTGAGAGATACTCAGGACTGCGGCTCAG AAAACCGCGGGTTTCCTCCAGTGAGATGGATCGCAAGATGGCTGACCGCCGCCTGATCCGCCTTTCACAGGTACCGGAGCGTTTGACTCGGGAGAAGCTGGAGGACAGCGACTGGGTGACGTTTGCTGTGCTGGTCAGCAAGGCAACGCCGCAAAGCAACAGCAGT GGCAAAACCTTCAGCATCTGGAAACTCAACGACCTCCATAACCTGgaagtgtttgtgtctctgctccTTTTTGGTGAAGTCCACAAGGAGCACTGGAAGACTGAGCCGGGCACCGTCATCGGAATCCTCAACCCAAACCCCATGAAGCAGAAAGATGGATATGACGGG GTGAGTCTGACGGTGGATCACCCGCAGAAGGTGCTGCTGATGGGTGAAGCTCAGGACTACGGCACCTGCAAGGCCATGAAGAAGAACGGAGACCCATGTTCTCAGATCGTCAACATG TACGAATGCCAGTTCTGCCAGTATCACGTCAAGGCCCAGTATAAGAAGATGAGCTCGAAGAGGGCTGAGCTGCAATCTTCGTTCTCTGGAAAAGCCCCCAACAAGGTGAAGGTGAAGGGAGGCAGCCTGAGAGAGCGGCTGTGTCAGGACGGCTTCTACTACGGTGGTGTTTCTTCAGCTGCCTGCGCTGCTTCACT GACTGCATCCAAACCGAACAAACCCGCACAGAGAACTCTGGACAAGATGTTTGTGAAGGGATCTGCTCAGCTCGTCGAGCAGGCCAAGAGTCTCG ctatGCAGTCTGGTGAAATTTCAGGTTGCTCAAATGACTTCAAGGACCTCATGTTGATGCCAACACGTGGAGCGCTGCAGCTGAAGAAGCACCTGGCACAGGGCAGCCAGTCAG TTTCCAAAGGTGCAGCTGGAGCTCCAGTTCAGTCCATCTCAGCCTCAGACCTGctaaagcagcagaagcagaagcAGAGGGAGTTTCTGGAGAACCGGCGGCGGAGAGCGGATGAGATCCAGAAAAGGGTGCTGCAGAACTCAGGTGTCGCCAGACCAGCACTGGGCCGAGGCGGTCTGATGTCCCCGAAAGCTGCTTCAGAGGTTCCCAAGGCAACCCAAAGCCCTGCAGCACCCCACACCCCAACGCTGGGCCGAGGCTTCTCAGAGGGCGAAGACATCCTCTTCTTTGATAAAAGCCCGCCTCCTGCTCCCAGCGCTCTCAGCCTATCGGCCGCCAAACTGGCTGCCCTGAGGAAGCTGAGGGCCAAAGGGGCGGGGCTTGAGAAGGAAGACCCCAACGCtgtgaagaggaagaggagcaacAGCAGTGAGATCAACACTCGAGTAGAGAAGAATCGGACCTCTCCTAATG GTGAATCATCCAGTAACGAAGAGGAGGAACCGGccgagaaaaagaaaagagatcAGCTCCGCTACATCCAGTCAGAGGAGTTTCAAAAAATCCTCAATGCCAAATCTCGCCATGGTGCTGCACTTCAAGCG GCGGAGTACCAGCTGCAGGAGCGCTACTTCAACGCTCTGGTGAAGAAGGAACAGATGGAAGAGAAGATGAGGGGCATCAGAGAGATGAAGTGTCGAGCTGTCACCTGTAGAAAG TGCAGTTACACCTACTTCAAACCGGCGGACCGCTGTGTGGAGGAGAATCATGATCTGCGGTGGCACGACGCTCTGAAACGTTTCTTCAAATGTCCGTGTGGACAGAGAGCCATCGCTCTGGACAGACTgccacacaaacactgcag TAACTGTGGTCTGTTTAAATGGGAGCGTGACGGGATGCTGAAG GAGAAAATGGGACCGAAGATCGGCGGAGAGCTTCTGCAGCCTCGAGGAGAGGAACACGCCAAGTTCCTCAACAGCATGAAGTGA
- the mcm10 gene encoding protein MCM10 homolog isoform X1, with protein sequence MDSEDDLDVLTALLEESEGVKEEQDSQEQVDDLDGLFDEDNGEEEEYKESIEEEEQNVATEDVVSDLFGDVDDIDNDEEDTEGKGSGEEACEKLNKSKEDLQEELRRMQEQMQRLQQQLEASQKVSSTSSTPVRTTGSSATPKPAQTRQPTAKLTQVKPAAATQKPKTQAATSSFTPAKGGSQTLQESSEFSSQLNNADSFKRKPRVAHHPKPSTSPEDRGPLVEIKIGSSFQPVESTSKVSAPRQSPPASHHRPAPAASAGQSKPASVPSLPKDVAVERYSGLRLRKPRVSSSEMDRKMADRRLIRLSQVPERLTREKLEDSDWVTFAVLVSKATPQSNSSGKTFSIWKLNDLHNLEVFVSLLLFGEVHKEHWKTEPGTVIGILNPNPMKQKDGYDGVSLTVDHPQKVLLMGEAQDYGTCKAMKKNGDPCSQIVNMYECQFCQYHVKAQYKKMSSKRAELQSSFSGKAPNKVKVKGGSLRERLCQDGFYYGGVSSAACAASLTASKPNKPAQRTLDKMFVKGSAQLVEQAKSLAMQSGEISGCSNDFKDLMLMPTRGALQLKKHLAQGSQSVSKGAAGAPVQSISASDLLKQQKQKQREFLENRRRRADEIQKRVLQNSGVARPALGRGGLMSPKAASEVPKATQSPAAPHTPTLGRGFSEGEDILFFDKSPPPAPSALSLSAAKLAALRKLRAKGAGLEKEDPNAVKRKRSNSSEINTRVEKNRTSPNGESSSNEEEEPAEKKKRDQLRYIQSEEFQKILNAKSRHGAALQAAEYQLQERYFNALVKKEQMEEKMRGIREMKCRAVTCRKCSYTYFKPADRCVEENHDLRWHDALKRFFKCPCGQRAIALDRLPHKHCSNCGLFKWERDGMLKEKMGPKIGGELLQPRGEEHAKFLNSMK encoded by the exons ATGGACA GTGAAGATGACCTGGACGTTTTGACAGCACTGCTAGAAGAGAGCGAGGGTGTCAAAGAAGAACAAGACAGTCAGGAGCAGGTAGACGACTTGGACGGCCTGTTTGATGAAGACAATGGTGAGGAGGAAGAGTACAAAGAGAGcatagaggaggaagagcaaaaTGTGGCCACAGAGGACGTAGTGTCAGATCTCTTCGGAGATGTGGATGACATTGATAATGATGAGGAGGACACTGAGGGAAAAGGAAGTGGAGAAGAAGCCTGCGAGAAACTAAACAAGTCTAAAGAGGATTTACAAG AGGAGTTGAGGCGGATGCAGGAGCAGATGCAAAgattgcagcagcagctggaggccaGTCAGAAGGTTTCATCCACATCATCCACCCCAGTGAGGACTACAGGAAGTTCAGCGACACCCAAACCAGCACAGACTCGACAGCCAACCGCTAAATTGACGCAGGTCAAACCAGCCGCTGCCACACAGAAGCCCAAGACACAAGCAG CAACATCTTCATTCACTCCAGCCAAAGGAGGAAGCCAGACGCTCCAGGAATCCTCAGAGTTTTCTTCTCAACTCAACAATGCTGACTCATTCAAACGCAAACCCAGAGTGGCTCACCACCCCAAGCCCAGCACATCACCAG AAGACAGAGGACCACTGGTGGAGATAAAGATCGGCAGCTCCTTCCAGCCAGTAGAGAGCACCAGTAAGGTTTCAGCACCTCGGCAGTCACCTCCAGCTTCCCACCACAGACCTGCACCAGCGGCATCAGCAGGACAGTCTAAACCTGCTTCTGTTCCTTCTCTTCCTAAAGACGTGGCTGTTGAGAGATACTCAGGACTGCGGCTCAG AAAACCGCGGGTTTCCTCCAGTGAGATGGATCGCAAGATGGCTGACCGCCGCCTGATCCGCCTTTCACAGGTACCGGAGCGTTTGACTCGGGAGAAGCTGGAGGACAGCGACTGGGTGACGTTTGCTGTGCTGGTCAGCAAGGCAACGCCGCAAAGCAACAGCAGT GGCAAAACCTTCAGCATCTGGAAACTCAACGACCTCCATAACCTGgaagtgtttgtgtctctgctccTTTTTGGTGAAGTCCACAAGGAGCACTGGAAGACTGAGCCGGGCACCGTCATCGGAATCCTCAACCCAAACCCCATGAAGCAGAAAGATGGATATGACGGG GTGAGTCTGACGGTGGATCACCCGCAGAAGGTGCTGCTGATGGGTGAAGCTCAGGACTACGGCACCTGCAAGGCCATGAAGAAGAACGGAGACCCATGTTCTCAGATCGTCAACATG TACGAATGCCAGTTCTGCCAGTATCACGTCAAGGCCCAGTATAAGAAGATGAGCTCGAAGAGGGCTGAGCTGCAATCTTCGTTCTCTGGAAAAGCCCCCAACAAGGTGAAGGTGAAGGGAGGCAGCCTGAGAGAGCGGCTGTGTCAGGACGGCTTCTACTACGGTGGTGTTTCTTCAGCTGCCTGCGCTGCTTCACT GACTGCATCCAAACCGAACAAACCCGCACAGAGAACTCTGGACAAGATGTTTGTGAAGGGATCTGCTCAGCTCGTCGAGCAGGCCAAGAGTCTCG ctatGCAGTCTGGTGAAATTTCAGGTTGCTCAAATGACTTCAAGGACCTCATGTTGATGCCAACACGTGGAGCGCTGCAGCTGAAGAAGCACCTGGCACAGGGCAGCCAGTCAG TTTCCAAAGGTGCAGCTGGAGCTCCAGTTCAGTCCATCTCAGCCTCAGACCTGctaaagcagcagaagcagaagcAGAGGGAGTTTCTGGAGAACCGGCGGCGGAGAGCGGATGAGATCCAGAAAAGGGTGCTGCAGAACTCAGGTGTCGCCAGACCAGCACTGGGCCGAGGCGGTCTGATGTCCCCGAAAGCTGCTTCAGAGGTTCCCAAGGCAACCCAAAGCCCTGCAGCACCCCACACCCCAACGCTGGGCCGAGGCTTCTCAGAGGGCGAAGACATCCTCTTCTTTGATAAAAGCCCGCCTCCTGCTCCCAGCGCTCTCAGCCTATCGGCCGCCAAACTGGCTGCCCTGAGGAAGCTGAGGGCCAAAGGGGCGGGGCTTGAGAAGGAAGACCCCAACGCtgtgaagaggaagaggagcaacAGCAGTGAGATCAACACTCGAGTAGAGAAGAATCGGACCTCTCCTAATG GTGAATCATCCAGTAACGAAGAGGAGGAACCGGccgagaaaaagaaaagagatcAGCTCCGCTACATCCAGTCAGAGGAGTTTCAAAAAATCCTCAATGCCAAATCTCGCCATGGTGCTGCACTTCAAGCG GCGGAGTACCAGCTGCAGGAGCGCTACTTCAACGCTCTGGTGAAGAAGGAACAGATGGAAGAGAAGATGAGGGGCATCAGAGAGATGAAGTGTCGAGCTGTCACCTGTAGAAAG TGCAGTTACACCTACTTCAAACCGGCGGACCGCTGTGTGGAGGAGAATCATGATCTGCGGTGGCACGACGCTCTGAAACGTTTCTTCAAATGTCCGTGTGGACAGAGAGCCATCGCTCTGGACAGACTgccacacaaacactgcag TAACTGTGGTCTGTTTAAATGGGAGCGTGACGGGATGCTGAAG GAGAAAATGGGACCGAAGATCGGCGGAGAGCTTCTGCAGCCTCGAGGAGAGGAACACGCCAAGTTCCTCAACAGCATGAAGTGA
- the mcm10 gene encoding protein MCM10 homolog isoform X3: MDSEDDLDVLTALLEESEGVKEEQDSQEQVDDLDGLFDEDNGEEEEYKESIEEEEQNVATEDVVSDLFGDVDDIDNDEEDTEGKGSGEEACEKLNKSKEDLQEELRRMQEQMQRLQQQLEASQKVSSTSSTPVRTTGSSATPKPAQTRQPTAKLTQVKPAAATQKPKTQAAKGGSQTLQESSEFSSQLNNADSFKRKPRVAHHPKPSTSPEDRGPLVEIKIGSSFQPVESTSKVSAPRQSPPASHHRPAPAASAGQSKPASVPSLPKDVAVERYSGLRLRKPRVSSSEMDRKMADRRLIRLSQVPERLTREKLEDSDWVTFAVLVSKATPQSNSSGKTFSIWKLNDLHNLEVFVSLLLFGEVHKEHWKTEPGTVIGILNPNPMKQKDGYDGVSLTVDHPQKVLLMGEAQDYGTCKAMKKNGDPCSQIVNMYECQFCQYHVKAQYKKMSSKRAELQSSFSGKAPNKVKVKGGSLRERLCQDGFYYGGVSSAACAASLTASKPNKPAQRTLDKMFVKGSAQLVEQAKSLAMQSGEISGCSNDFKDLMLMPTRGALQLKKHLAQGSQSVSKGAAGAPVQSISASDLLKQQKQKQREFLENRRRRADEIQKRVLQNSGVARPALGRGGLMSPKAASEVPKATQSPAAPHTPTLGRGFSEGEDILFFDKSPPPAPSALSLSAAKLAALRKLRAKGAGLEKEDPNAVKRKRSNSSEINTRVEKNRTSPNGESSSNEEEEPAEKKKRDQLRYIQSEEFQKILNAKSRHGAALQAAEYQLQERYFNALVKKEQMEEKMRGIREMKCRAVTCRKCSYTYFKPADRCVEENHDLRWHDALKRFFKCPCGQRAIALDRLPHKHCSNCGLFKWERDGMLKEKMGPKIGGELLQPRGEEHAKFLNSMK, translated from the exons ATGGACA GTGAAGATGACCTGGACGTTTTGACAGCACTGCTAGAAGAGAGCGAGGGTGTCAAAGAAGAACAAGACAGTCAGGAGCAGGTAGACGACTTGGACGGCCTGTTTGATGAAGACAATGGTGAGGAGGAAGAGTACAAAGAGAGcatagaggaggaagagcaaaaTGTGGCCACAGAGGACGTAGTGTCAGATCTCTTCGGAGATGTGGATGACATTGATAATGATGAGGAGGACACTGAGGGAAAAGGAAGTGGAGAAGAAGCCTGCGAGAAACTAAACAAGTCTAAAGAGGATTTACAAG AGGAGTTGAGGCGGATGCAGGAGCAGATGCAAAgattgcagcagcagctggaggccaGTCAGAAGGTTTCATCCACATCATCCACCCCAGTGAGGACTACAGGAAGTTCAGCGACACCCAAACCAGCACAGACTCGACAGCCAACCGCTAAATTGACGCAGGTCAAACCAGCCGCTGCCACACAGAAGCCCAAGACACAAGCAG CCAAAGGAGGAAGCCAGACGCTCCAGGAATCCTCAGAGTTTTCTTCTCAACTCAACAATGCTGACTCATTCAAACGCAAACCCAGAGTGGCTCACCACCCCAAGCCCAGCACATCACCAG AAGACAGAGGACCACTGGTGGAGATAAAGATCGGCAGCTCCTTCCAGCCAGTAGAGAGCACCAGTAAGGTTTCAGCACCTCGGCAGTCACCTCCAGCTTCCCACCACAGACCTGCACCAGCGGCATCAGCAGGACAGTCTAAACCTGCTTCTGTTCCTTCTCTTCCTAAAGACGTGGCTGTTGAGAGATACTCAGGACTGCGGCTCAG AAAACCGCGGGTTTCCTCCAGTGAGATGGATCGCAAGATGGCTGACCGCCGCCTGATCCGCCTTTCACAGGTACCGGAGCGTTTGACTCGGGAGAAGCTGGAGGACAGCGACTGGGTGACGTTTGCTGTGCTGGTCAGCAAGGCAACGCCGCAAAGCAACAGCAGT GGCAAAACCTTCAGCATCTGGAAACTCAACGACCTCCATAACCTGgaagtgtttgtgtctctgctccTTTTTGGTGAAGTCCACAAGGAGCACTGGAAGACTGAGCCGGGCACCGTCATCGGAATCCTCAACCCAAACCCCATGAAGCAGAAAGATGGATATGACGGG GTGAGTCTGACGGTGGATCACCCGCAGAAGGTGCTGCTGATGGGTGAAGCTCAGGACTACGGCACCTGCAAGGCCATGAAGAAGAACGGAGACCCATGTTCTCAGATCGTCAACATG TACGAATGCCAGTTCTGCCAGTATCACGTCAAGGCCCAGTATAAGAAGATGAGCTCGAAGAGGGCTGAGCTGCAATCTTCGTTCTCTGGAAAAGCCCCCAACAAGGTGAAGGTGAAGGGAGGCAGCCTGAGAGAGCGGCTGTGTCAGGACGGCTTCTACTACGGTGGTGTTTCTTCAGCTGCCTGCGCTGCTTCACT GACTGCATCCAAACCGAACAAACCCGCACAGAGAACTCTGGACAAGATGTTTGTGAAGGGATCTGCTCAGCTCGTCGAGCAGGCCAAGAGTCTCG ctatGCAGTCTGGTGAAATTTCAGGTTGCTCAAATGACTTCAAGGACCTCATGTTGATGCCAACACGTGGAGCGCTGCAGCTGAAGAAGCACCTGGCACAGGGCAGCCAGTCAG TTTCCAAAGGTGCAGCTGGAGCTCCAGTTCAGTCCATCTCAGCCTCAGACCTGctaaagcagcagaagcagaagcAGAGGGAGTTTCTGGAGAACCGGCGGCGGAGAGCGGATGAGATCCAGAAAAGGGTGCTGCAGAACTCAGGTGTCGCCAGACCAGCACTGGGCCGAGGCGGTCTGATGTCCCCGAAAGCTGCTTCAGAGGTTCCCAAGGCAACCCAAAGCCCTGCAGCACCCCACACCCCAACGCTGGGCCGAGGCTTCTCAGAGGGCGAAGACATCCTCTTCTTTGATAAAAGCCCGCCTCCTGCTCCCAGCGCTCTCAGCCTATCGGCCGCCAAACTGGCTGCCCTGAGGAAGCTGAGGGCCAAAGGGGCGGGGCTTGAGAAGGAAGACCCCAACGCtgtgaagaggaagaggagcaacAGCAGTGAGATCAACACTCGAGTAGAGAAGAATCGGACCTCTCCTAATG GTGAATCATCCAGTAACGAAGAGGAGGAACCGGccgagaaaaagaaaagagatcAGCTCCGCTACATCCAGTCAGAGGAGTTTCAAAAAATCCTCAATGCCAAATCTCGCCATGGTGCTGCACTTCAAGCG GCGGAGTACCAGCTGCAGGAGCGCTACTTCAACGCTCTGGTGAAGAAGGAACAGATGGAAGAGAAGATGAGGGGCATCAGAGAGATGAAGTGTCGAGCTGTCACCTGTAGAAAG TGCAGTTACACCTACTTCAAACCGGCGGACCGCTGTGTGGAGGAGAATCATGATCTGCGGTGGCACGACGCTCTGAAACGTTTCTTCAAATGTCCGTGTGGACAGAGAGCCATCGCTCTGGACAGACTgccacacaaacactgcag TAACTGTGGTCTGTTTAAATGGGAGCGTGACGGGATGCTGAAG GAGAAAATGGGACCGAAGATCGGCGGAGAGCTTCTGCAGCCTCGAGGAGAGGAACACGCCAAGTTCCTCAACAGCATGAAGTGA
- the mcm10 gene encoding protein MCM10 homolog isoform X4 produces the protein MDSEDDLDVLTALLEESEGVKEEQDSQEQVDDLDGLFDEDNGEEEEYKESIEEEEQNVATEDVVSDLFGDVDDIDNDEEDTEGKGSGEEACEKLNKSKEDLQEELRRMQEQMQRLQQQLEASQKVSSTSSTPVRTTGSSATPKPAQTRQPTAKLTQVKPAAATQKPKTQAAKGGSQTLQESSEFSSQLNNADSFKRKPRVAHHPKPSTSPDRGPLVEIKIGSSFQPVESTSKVSAPRQSPPASHHRPAPAASAGQSKPASVPSLPKDVAVERYSGLRLRKPRVSSSEMDRKMADRRLIRLSQVPERLTREKLEDSDWVTFAVLVSKATPQSNSSGKTFSIWKLNDLHNLEVFVSLLLFGEVHKEHWKTEPGTVIGILNPNPMKQKDGYDGVSLTVDHPQKVLLMGEAQDYGTCKAMKKNGDPCSQIVNMYECQFCQYHVKAQYKKMSSKRAELQSSFSGKAPNKVKVKGGSLRERLCQDGFYYGGVSSAACAASLTASKPNKPAQRTLDKMFVKGSAQLVEQAKSLAMQSGEISGCSNDFKDLMLMPTRGALQLKKHLAQGSQSVSKGAAGAPVQSISASDLLKQQKQKQREFLENRRRRADEIQKRVLQNSGVARPALGRGGLMSPKAASEVPKATQSPAAPHTPTLGRGFSEGEDILFFDKSPPPAPSALSLSAAKLAALRKLRAKGAGLEKEDPNAVKRKRSNSSEINTRVEKNRTSPNGESSSNEEEEPAEKKKRDQLRYIQSEEFQKILNAKSRHGAALQAAEYQLQERYFNALVKKEQMEEKMRGIREMKCRAVTCRKCSYTYFKPADRCVEENHDLRWHDALKRFFKCPCGQRAIALDRLPHKHCSNCGLFKWERDGMLKEKMGPKIGGELLQPRGEEHAKFLNSMK, from the exons ATGGACA GTGAAGATGACCTGGACGTTTTGACAGCACTGCTAGAAGAGAGCGAGGGTGTCAAAGAAGAACAAGACAGTCAGGAGCAGGTAGACGACTTGGACGGCCTGTTTGATGAAGACAATGGTGAGGAGGAAGAGTACAAAGAGAGcatagaggaggaagagcaaaaTGTGGCCACAGAGGACGTAGTGTCAGATCTCTTCGGAGATGTGGATGACATTGATAATGATGAGGAGGACACTGAGGGAAAAGGAAGTGGAGAAGAAGCCTGCGAGAAACTAAACAAGTCTAAAGAGGATTTACAAG AGGAGTTGAGGCGGATGCAGGAGCAGATGCAAAgattgcagcagcagctggaggccaGTCAGAAGGTTTCATCCACATCATCCACCCCAGTGAGGACTACAGGAAGTTCAGCGACACCCAAACCAGCACAGACTCGACAGCCAACCGCTAAATTGACGCAGGTCAAACCAGCCGCTGCCACACAGAAGCCCAAGACACAAGCAG CCAAAGGAGGAAGCCAGACGCTCCAGGAATCCTCAGAGTTTTCTTCTCAACTCAACAATGCTGACTCATTCAAACGCAAACCCAGAGTGGCTCACCACCCCAAGCCCAGCACATCACCAG ACAGAGGACCACTGGTGGAGATAAAGATCGGCAGCTCCTTCCAGCCAGTAGAGAGCACCAGTAAGGTTTCAGCACCTCGGCAGTCACCTCCAGCTTCCCACCACAGACCTGCACCAGCGGCATCAGCAGGACAGTCTAAACCTGCTTCTGTTCCTTCTCTTCCTAAAGACGTGGCTGTTGAGAGATACTCAGGACTGCGGCTCAG AAAACCGCGGGTTTCCTCCAGTGAGATGGATCGCAAGATGGCTGACCGCCGCCTGATCCGCCTTTCACAGGTACCGGAGCGTTTGACTCGGGAGAAGCTGGAGGACAGCGACTGGGTGACGTTTGCTGTGCTGGTCAGCAAGGCAACGCCGCAAAGCAACAGCAGT GGCAAAACCTTCAGCATCTGGAAACTCAACGACCTCCATAACCTGgaagtgtttgtgtctctgctccTTTTTGGTGAAGTCCACAAGGAGCACTGGAAGACTGAGCCGGGCACCGTCATCGGAATCCTCAACCCAAACCCCATGAAGCAGAAAGATGGATATGACGGG GTGAGTCTGACGGTGGATCACCCGCAGAAGGTGCTGCTGATGGGTGAAGCTCAGGACTACGGCACCTGCAAGGCCATGAAGAAGAACGGAGACCCATGTTCTCAGATCGTCAACATG TACGAATGCCAGTTCTGCCAGTATCACGTCAAGGCCCAGTATAAGAAGATGAGCTCGAAGAGGGCTGAGCTGCAATCTTCGTTCTCTGGAAAAGCCCCCAACAAGGTGAAGGTGAAGGGAGGCAGCCTGAGAGAGCGGCTGTGTCAGGACGGCTTCTACTACGGTGGTGTTTCTTCAGCTGCCTGCGCTGCTTCACT GACTGCATCCAAACCGAACAAACCCGCACAGAGAACTCTGGACAAGATGTTTGTGAAGGGATCTGCTCAGCTCGTCGAGCAGGCCAAGAGTCTCG ctatGCAGTCTGGTGAAATTTCAGGTTGCTCAAATGACTTCAAGGACCTCATGTTGATGCCAACACGTGGAGCGCTGCAGCTGAAGAAGCACCTGGCACAGGGCAGCCAGTCAG TTTCCAAAGGTGCAGCTGGAGCTCCAGTTCAGTCCATCTCAGCCTCAGACCTGctaaagcagcagaagcagaagcAGAGGGAGTTTCTGGAGAACCGGCGGCGGAGAGCGGATGAGATCCAGAAAAGGGTGCTGCAGAACTCAGGTGTCGCCAGACCAGCACTGGGCCGAGGCGGTCTGATGTCCCCGAAAGCTGCTTCAGAGGTTCCCAAGGCAACCCAAAGCCCTGCAGCACCCCACACCCCAACGCTGGGCCGAGGCTTCTCAGAGGGCGAAGACATCCTCTTCTTTGATAAAAGCCCGCCTCCTGCTCCCAGCGCTCTCAGCCTATCGGCCGCCAAACTGGCTGCCCTGAGGAAGCTGAGGGCCAAAGGGGCGGGGCTTGAGAAGGAAGACCCCAACGCtgtgaagaggaagaggagcaacAGCAGTGAGATCAACACTCGAGTAGAGAAGAATCGGACCTCTCCTAATG GTGAATCATCCAGTAACGAAGAGGAGGAACCGGccgagaaaaagaaaagagatcAGCTCCGCTACATCCAGTCAGAGGAGTTTCAAAAAATCCTCAATGCCAAATCTCGCCATGGTGCTGCACTTCAAGCG GCGGAGTACCAGCTGCAGGAGCGCTACTTCAACGCTCTGGTGAAGAAGGAACAGATGGAAGAGAAGATGAGGGGCATCAGAGAGATGAAGTGTCGAGCTGTCACCTGTAGAAAG TGCAGTTACACCTACTTCAAACCGGCGGACCGCTGTGTGGAGGAGAATCATGATCTGCGGTGGCACGACGCTCTGAAACGTTTCTTCAAATGTCCGTGTGGACAGAGAGCCATCGCTCTGGACAGACTgccacacaaacactgcag TAACTGTGGTCTGTTTAAATGGGAGCGTGACGGGATGCTGAAG GAGAAAATGGGACCGAAGATCGGCGGAGAGCTTCTGCAGCCTCGAGGAGAGGAACACGCCAAGTTCCTCAACAGCATGAAGTGA